GACTCCTGGGGTGGTGGTCTCGGATGTGGAGGACGTACGCATCCCCTTGATTGGATGTGAAGCCACAATCTTCACAGACAAACACCTTGGATCTGCGTTGCCGGTAGGCGTAGTTCTGGTGCATGTTGTGGACCTTCTTCAGGTGAGATTCCAGCGAGCACCGTTGTGTGAATGCCTTGTCGCACAGCTCGCACTTGTAGGGCCGAATGCCTGTTCAaacaaacagaggcaaagagctTGTCTGAACCCTGGTGCAATTTCATTACTTCCtacgtgtagtttagagatacagcacggaaacgtgcacacctcacacacacatgtgcacacagtcacacacgtgcacacacacacacgtgcacacatgggacgacagatggcacaatgggctaagtgttcggctggcaaccggaaggtagccggttcgaatcccgcttggagtgcatactgtcgttgtgtccttgggcaagacacttcacccacctttgcctgtgtgtgaatgtgtgtgagtgattggtggtggtcggaggggccataggcgcagattggcagccacgcttccgtcagtctgccccagggcagctgtggctacagaagtagcttaccaccaccgagtgtgactgaggagtgaatgaataatgcgatgtaaagcgccttgagtattagaaaggcgctatataaatcccatccattattattattattattatagtcacacgtacacacagatatacacacacatgtgcacacatacAGTCGCACACACAGAGATACGCACGCATgtgcacacatgcgcacacacacacatgtgcacacatacagtcacatgtacacacacacgtgcacacatacacatgtacacactGTCACATatgcacacagatacacacacacattaaaatAGACCCTTGAAATATAATAAATTAATTCTTCATAAATGAAGACACCATTTTAAACTCCCTgtgtttgtattctagccctcttgaaataaacgcTAACATTAACGCCTCTTGTGCCTCCATTCTTATTGAGAGCTTTGTTACGCTTGAAGACACTGCATAAATGTTGGTTGTTGTAACAAGGAGTGGCCCTTCGCCGGATGGACTGCTAGCCAGTGTCCCTacctgtgtgtgtgcgcatgtgcctCTTCAGATCGAAGGTGTCATTGAAACCTTTCCCGCAGAAGCTGCAGACGTGCCTCTTCACCGTGCTGTGGGACCTCAGGTGGCGGGTTAGCATGCGTTGTAGCGGGAACGCCTTCCAGCAGTAGAGGCAGACAAAGTGTCCCTCAGTATAGGCTGCCTTCGCCTTGCAAGAAGAATTCAACAATTAGAAACCAGATGAGACAATCTTCCACGAAGGGCTTACAacgtggggcggcacggtggcgcagcgggtagagctgctgcctcacagcgccagagacccgggttcgatcccgactacaggtgctgtctgtacggagtttgtacattctccctgtgactgcgtgggctttctccaggtgctccagtttcctcccacattctaaagacttgcaggtttgtaggttatttggcctctggattatccctggtgtgttgggtagaacgggtgtggacttggtgggccgaagggcctgtttcctcgctgtatgtctggtctaaactacctcctctggctgcttgttccatgtacccatcaccatttgtgtgatcaggttgctattaaatctttcctcctctcGCTTCCCCTCTgccttgtctgtggaattctctgcctcagagggcggtggaggccggttctctggatgctttcaagagagagctagatagggctcttaaagatagtggagtcaggggatatggggagaaggcaggaacggggtactgattgggggtgatcagccatgatcacattgaatggcggtgctggctcgaagggccgaatggcctgcccctgcacctattgtctattgtctatgttacctTGGTTTTCATTAAGGGGCAGTCCCCTTAAAACATGACCCAAGCGCAAGGAGATCATTTAACTTAGCCTCAGGTTtgtcacggacattgtgggcgtaagggcctgttcctgtataaaacacaaagagctggagaaaatcagtgggttagctggcatctctggaggacatggataggcagaaTTTTGGCTCAGGAACCTTCCTGAGccaaactcctccaacctcatctactgtatccggtgtTCAGGATGTGGActagtacatcggtgagaccaaacatagactgggccatcgttttgcagaacaccttcactcagcccacctgaacctacctgatctcccggttgctaaactaattctcctccccattcccacactgacctttctgtccttggtctcctccattgtcagagtgaggttaaacgcaaattggaggaacagcatctcatatttcgctcgggcagcttacaccccagtggtatgaatattgatttctccaacttcaggtagccccggcattcactctctctcaatccctcccccacccaaatcacaccagcttctcgttctcacccagcaaacagttaacaacggcctgtttcctttaacttcgttactttttttgcaaatctttcattcattgttctttatctctctacatcatcgtctatatccctcgtttccccctatccctaatcagtctgaagaagggtctcgacccgaaacgtcacccattccttctctccggagatgctgcctgtcccgctgagttactccagctttttgtgtctatcttctatgttctCAGTGAGTTTGAACGATGACTTCTGAGGGGTCCTCAATGCAACTCAACAAATATTTGTaattcatttttgtttttttcaCCAAGTGATATCGAAGTGATGGTTGTGGATCGTCACTCAAAATGTAACTCCTAAAATTGTACCTGGGCTGTGTGAATCGCAGGTGATTTTTCCAAGTGGGTTAGCCCATCATGGACTGTTGCATCAAACAGGTTTGCTCTCACATTTTGGGATTTCCCCTCTCGATTGATCGCTGCATCCTGTTCCGGCAAATGTTGCACAATATATCCACCTGTGCGTTCTGCAGGTACAATTAACAGGTATTTATAgcacttgtgcaggaaggaactgcagatgctgtttacactgaaaatagacacaaatgccggagtaactcagcggtgtctatattcagtgtaaaccagcatctgctgctcctttCAGCATAATACAATTTGCTTAGTGTTGTCCTGTGTACAGTAAAAGGCTTCAGtttgtgcgctaaccagtcagcggaaagactatacatgattacaatcaagccctccacagtgtacagatacaggatacagaATATAACATTTAGTGTCAAGATTATCCCACTCTTGTTTAAGAaaaattcagacaggtacatggataggatgggtttagaggaatatggaccaaacgcaggcaggtgggactagtgtagctggccggtgttggcaagttgggccaaagggcctgtttccacgatgtatgactgactctatgactttatatcATTGAAGTCCGATTACAAATAGTTTAAACgtttccaatgagatagatgggaagtcagaccgctctctagctgatgagaagatcgttcatttgcctgataacagtgttTCCCTtgcccctaaccagtctgaagaagggtctcaaccagaaacgtcacccatcccttctctccagagattgctgcctgtcccgctgagttactccagcactttgagtctatcttcgatataaacctgtatctgcagttccttcctacacattttgtctgctccactgccaaatctcctcaaggtatgtctactttgtagAAGTTCTCTCTCCAACGAGAGTTCTGCCACACTATatcatccctaaccagtctgaagaagggtctcgacccgaaatgtcacccattccgtctctccggagatgctgcctgtcccgctgagttaatccagcattttgtgtctacctatactTTCCCCTGAACCTCGTACACAATCTAAgcctaaaagagttgctggtgataACTGGTGAGTGCCACTTACCCTGAGGTCTTTAATATTCACCGATGAGCTAATAGTCCCTCTCAGTTTAATAGAGACataattaactgcagatgctgccatgctgagcaaaacacaaagtgcaggtgggtcaggcagcatccatggagggaacggatgggcgatgttttggattgggacccttcctcagattcaaGAAGGTTCCTCTCCTGAAAggtggtctgtccattccccccacagatgctgcctgacctgcagcttcctccagcactttatctgaTAGTTGCTTCTCGATTTCTACCTTCCTTCTGATCTCTCCCCTAACTTCCATCCAAGTTCACAACTGCCTTATGTCCCTCCtctctcaaccccctctctcttccaccctccctctctcttccactctccctctctctccctctcacaccctcTCAGTCTCCAACCCACTCTTaagccccctctctccctccctctctctatctgactgaatcctgggatgtcaggactttcatatgaagaaagactggatagactcggcttgcactcgctagaatttagaagattgaggggggatcttatagaaactcacaaaattcttaagcggttggacaggctagatgcaggaagattgttcccgatgttggggaagtccagaactaggggtcacagttcaaggataagggggaagtcttttaggacagagaagagaaaaaaaaatgttcacacagagagtggtgaatctgtggaattctctgtcacagaaggtagttgaggccacagttcattggctatatttaagagggagttagatgtggcccttgtggctaaagggatcagggggtatggagagaaggcaggtacaggatactgagttggatgatcagccatgatcatattgaatggcggtgcaggctcgaagggccgaatggcctctactcctgcacctattttctatgtttctatctctctccccccactctttcaccccccctctctccctttctctccccctctctctctccctcacccccccccccccccccccccccccatccccctctcaccccctcagcCAGGGTGAGGTTTGAGGTTGCACTCTAAACAGAACTTACCAGGAATGTAGAAATCCCCGCGATGATGATCACACACCAGGCCCCAGTCACGGCCCACACACGCCCGCCGTTTGACCAGAAACGCCCGGggcatggtgctgaagtggacagCTGCTGGTCCCTTGCAGCAGAAACCACAGCCAACAGCCAAGAGTTCCCAAAACACCAGCCACTGTCCAGATATCAAAGAGCAACTCTCTCTCTCCAAATGCAACCTGTCCCCCAGGGTTAAGTGCATTTAAGTACACATGTGGAGTGATTTGCcttatgcaaaaaaaaacataGTCAAATCTGTTTGGATAaaagatattaatttttttctcaCAACAGTTTCAAAGGGCTTTGTTTTGTCCATGTGGACATTGTGTATGGTTTTGCAAATCAGATCAATTGCATTTTTTCTATCCTCTTTATGCAAATTCTAATGTTGCTTTAGACATAAACACTGCAGCCCAAAGATGATGATGAGGCAAAGACCACCTGTCCCAGGTACCATTTTTTACCAGCGCTGTCGGCTATTGCAATGTCCAGATTCTAGACTCTATTAAATTGTGGAGAGGGTTTGCCCTCAAGCAGAGAACGgagcgatatggatcacatgctggcagaggagattagtttaagatgcaggaagattgttcccgatgttgggggagtccagaacaaggggtcacagtttaaggataagggggaagtcttttaggaccgagatgagaaaaaacatttttcacacagagagtggtgaatctgtggaattctctgccacagaaggtagttgaggccacagttcattggctatatttaagggggagttagatgtggcccttgtggctaaagggatcagggggtatggagagaaggcaggtacaggatactgagttgcatgatcagccatgatcatattgaatggcggtgcaggctcgaagggccgaatggcctactcctgcacctattttctatgtttctaaaaactggaggtggacaaaagtgctggagaaactcagcgggtgcagcagcatctatggagcgaaggaaataagcaatgtttcgggacgaaacgttgcctatttccttcgctccatagatgctgctgcacccgctgagtttctccagcacttttgtctaccttcgattttccagcatctgcagttcctacttaaaaaATCAGtttaaagacttacaggtttgtaggttaattggcttgggtaaaatggtacattgtccctagtgtgtgtaggatagtgttagtgtgcggggatcgctggtcggcacggactcggtgggccgaatggcctgttaccacgctgcatctctaaactaaacatccaggCAAAAAACTCCAAATACATTAACACATTTTTtgtttgtgtgtaggaaggaactgcaggtgctggtttaaaccaaagatagacacaaaatgttggagtaactcagcgggacaggcagcatctctggagagaaggaatgggtgatgtttcgggtcgagagacccttcttcagactccttaagacttcagagtctgaagaagggtctcgatccgaaacgtcacccattccttctctccatagatgctgcctgtcccgctaagtttagAAACATACACagaaacatacatagaaaataggtgcaggagtaggccattcggcccttcgagcctgcaccgccattcgatatgatcatggctgatcatccaactcagtatcctgtacctgccttctctccataccccctgatccctttagccacaagggccacatctaactccctcttaaatatagccaatgaactggcctcaactaccttccgtggcagagaattccacagattcaccactctctgtgtgtaaaaaatgatttcctcatctcagtcttatccttaaactgtgaccccttgttctggacttccccaacattgggaataatcttcctgcatctagcctgtccaacccctagtttctccagcatgtttgtctatccttcgctccatagatgctgcctgtcccgctgagttactccagcattttgtgcctatcttcggtgtaaaccagcatctgcagttccttcctcaactaaagtaaacatgttttgcattatgttcggcacagactttggAGACCGAGATCTTGCTGGTCTGGGCTTTGTCTCTGTCAGGAACTGTTGAGGATTTACATGGAGTTTTGTGGGTCCAAGGCGGTACCGAAAGGCAGGCGTCTGGCAACCCGTGGCGCCCGCAATGTTTATCGAAGGGGAAGCGTTGAGCGTGGAAGACGAGGCTGGATGCAGCTGTGTCAACAACACCAGACTTGATGTAAATTGGTCCATCATTGCTGATTGAAACCCTCGCGTaacaacacacaaacaaaacatgcaaattggacgaacaccatctcatatttcacttggccagcttacagcccagtcgtATGAAAATGGATTTATCCAACTtccagtaactcctgcattccctccctctctatccctcctccacccgtcacaccagcttctcgttctcacctggcgaacagctaacaacggcctgtttcctttatcatcactactttttttacatatctttcattcatttgttctatatcggtggaattctctgcctcaggtggaggtggaggccggttctctggatgctttcaagagagagctagatagggctcttaaaaatagcggagtggtgagtctgtggaattctctgcctcagagggcggtggaggcaggttctctggatgctttcaagagagagctagatagggctcttaaaaatagcggagtcaggggatatggggagaaggcaggaacggggtactgattgtggatgatcagccatgatcacattgaatggcggtgctggctcgaagggccgaatggcctcctcctgcacctattatctattgtctatcaccgtgtatatctctcgtttccctccccctgaccttcagtctgaagaagggtctcgacacgaaacgtcacctattccttttctccagagataccgcctgactcactgagttactccagctttttgtgtctgtctttcgtttaaaccagcatctgcagttccttcctacacaaaaacaCGTGTTAATGCATTTGGAGTTGTTTGCCTGGATGCCAATGTTTAGATGTAACACTCTCCGAGCAGTTTTGAGTTACATTAGTTTAGCTTAAAGATGAAGCATGGAAGTGGTCAGCCACCTCCTATCTCCATTCGGCTAgacgggccgaacggcctactcctgcacctaatttttctCTGTTGACATCTCCATATCTCTCCCAGTAGCAACCCATCCAGTCTCTGCATCGGCGGGCTATAATATAAGGTTTCatccataatagacaatagacaataggtgcaggagtaggccattcgccccttcgagccagcaccgccattcaatgtgatcatggctgatcatccccaatcagtaccccgttcctgccttctccccatatcctctgactccgctatttttaagagccctatctagctctctcttgaaagcatccagagaaccggcctccaccgccctctgaggcagagaattccacagactcaccactctctgtgagaaaaagtgtttcctcgtctccgttctaaataggggCATCTGACCGGGTATTAATCCTGATCTTTGCACGGGGCGGGGTGGGAATTTAACCCCACCAACTTTCAGATTCAGCTGAAAGTGGCTTCGGGAACCGCGCTCCAGAATTGGCATCGTTTTACAAAGTCAAGTGAACTGCTTGATAACgcaaacctgaaatgtcgcctgaaGCCGGAATTAATTGTTGGCCGTCTTTGCTTTGATAAGGAAGCTATCTGCAATGTTTGATCCGATGTGTGATTCAAGCAGCTTTTATTTCACTCTAACCACagtcactgtacacacacacacacacacacacacacacacactgccccctGCTTGCCTGCCTCTCAGCATGGTTTAAAAGAtcatgagagataggagcagaattaggccattcggcccatcaagtctactccgccattcaaccacggctgatccatctctccctcctaaccccattctcctgcccacggtggcgcagcgggtagagctgctgcctcacagcgccagagacccgggttcgatcctgcctacgggtgctgtctccacggagtttgcacgttctccccgtgacctgtatgggttttctccgggtgctccggtttcctcccacactccaaagacgtgcagagttgtaggtgaattggcttctgtaaattgtctctggagtgtaggatcgtgctagtgtacgagtgatagttggtcagcatggactcggtgggccgaagggcctgtttccatgctgttcttCTAAACTAACCCAGCAAATATTGTTCATCCCTATCTCTAAAGGGACATTTTAGAATCAAGCGCATTGTGGTTATGGGATCATATATTATAGCTGTGTCAACACCATTAAGATGCATATTGGTTTATGATTCTCACACGCACAAGGTGCAGTGAAAGGCCTTTGTCTGCTTGCTGTCCAATTAAACCACATCATATCACACACGGGCGCACAAAAAGGCACAAaaaggcgcagcgggtagagtcgctgcctcacagagctcgcagcgccggggacccggcttccatcccgactgcgggtgctgtctgtacggagtttgcatgttctccccgtgacctgcgtggggtttctcctgagatcttccgtttcctcccacactccaaagacgtgcaggtttgtaggtgaattggtgtaaatgtaaaattgtccttaggatagtgttagtgggcgaGATCGGTAAAGGAAACGTGAATatatccctccttccctcctcacccccccccccccccagacccttctgtcccctcctccccccccccccccagacccttctgtcccctcatcccccccccagacccctctgtcccctcctcacccccccccccccagacccctctgtcccctcatccccccccccagacccctctgtcccctcatccccctcaccccccccccatccccctcaccccccagacccctctgtcccctcctcacccccccccccccagacccttctgtcccctcatccccctcacccccccccccccagtccccctcatcccccccccccagacccctctgtcccctcatccccccccccagacccctcTGTccccatcatccccccccccagacccctctgtcccctcatcccccccccagacccctctgtccctcatccccctcacccccccatccccctcacccccagacccctctgtcccctcctcaccccccccagacccctctgtccccctcatccccctcaccccccccaatccccctcacccccccagacccctctgtcccctcctcacccccccccccccagacccctcTGTCCCCTCATCCCCCTCACTCCCCAGTCCCCTCTCCACGCTGCGAGAGTGTTCAGTCGCTCCACCATTATCCAACACTGTTCCTGCGGACAGTTCCAGTTCCCGCATTGTTGACCGAGCcgcgggaggggagagagggggggagaggagaggagggagaggggagagaggggagggggagaggagagggggagggggagaggggagggggagagaggggagggggagaggagacaaCAGACACAGAAAACATCCTGCAAAGAAAATACTAACCAGAAATTAATTCCACGCACACCCCCCGTGACTGGAACTGCAGAACATTGTGGGGGAAAATGCTTTTGCAAATTCAGGTCAGTACTTTACTCCTTTCAATAGACGTTCCCTGAGATGTTTTTAATCAGTGGCAGATTCTAGTTACCTGTTGCAGGTATTGGAGGTCAGGTGTGTAGGAATAACTCTCGattaattaatatatatatatattttgttgaCGGTGTTAATTCCTTGCACAGGGTATAAATGTAACCAGGTGTGaagttgggtctcgacccgagatgtcacccatcctttttctccagagatgctgcctgtcccgctgagttactccagcactttgtgtctatcatcggtgtaaagcagcatctgcagttcctccctgcacaactTTAGCCCGTCCCTGCCATCCATGTTGCAGGGTGACGCTGACTGAAGATGGCATCACGGTGAAAAGCAGCACAGGTAAGTGATAATTTTATGCTGAGGCAGGTAAAGGTGCTGAGGCTCAACTCCACCTGATCTCGGCCAACATGTGgcgtatagtctgaagaagggtttcggcccgaaacattgcctgtttccttcgccccatagatgctgctgctcccactgagtttctccagcttttttgtctaccttgtgttTACCTTTGGtctcagccagcatctgtagttcctctccAGCCTGCGTCACGGCTGTGAAACGTGTGGTTTCTCTTGCTTCCACGCCCCGCTCTTACTTGAGTTCTGCGATGAGTTGCATCTACCTCGGTCCCAAAAGTGGAAGTTGTCTTGACGTGAATTCTTTAGCCTTTAGGTGGGAGATTGCATGGTCCACCCTGTCATCAAcgtgacgtgcacaaacaaataagatcaaatagaacaagttgtcctacaagttgcacgtcatacgcaaggaGAAGATGTTTACACACAGTATTAGCATGCTGAAGTCAACTATACATtctactgaagacagacacaaactgctggagcaactcagcagtatgttgaagggcctcgacctgaaaccttcTCTTCCCATCCaaccttcacccattccttctctccacagatgctgcctgacccgctgagttactccagcactctgtgaaacgtcacctatccatgttctccacagatgctgcctgacccgctgagttactccagcactctgtgaaacgtcacctatccatgttctccacagatgctgcctgacccgctgagttatggtgcatcagcatccgtggagctaaggaaataggcaacatttcgggccgaaacccttctggaaataggcaacgtttcgggctgaaacccggaagggtttcggcccgaaacgttgcctatttccttagctccatagatgctgctgcacccgctgagttactccagcactctgtgaaatgtcacctatccatgttctccacagatgctgcctgacccgctgagttactccagcactctgtgtctatcttcagtgtaaatcagcacctgcagttccttcttgacagCACAAGTTATACTGACAGCACAATCTCAGGAAAATGATATTTTTTGATGCATGATGATCACAGATGCAAACACAGCCTTACAATGGGTATTGAtattgtgtcctgggcctcctccatggccagagtgaggccacacccaactctgcagttccttcctacttattcCACTTGAGCAGCttaaaacccaatggtatgaacattgtagaaacaaggaactgcagatgctggtttataccgcagatagacacaaagtgctggagtaactcagcgggtcaggcagcatctgtggagaacatggataggtgacgtttcacagagtgctggagtaactcagcgggccaggcagcatctgtggagaacatggataggtgacgtttcagagtgctggagtaactctgttttTTGGGTCTATCTATGTTTGCTTGAGTCCGTTTGGTGCCTGTATCTGTGAAGTCTCAACCCGTTTCCTCTCTGTCCTTTTCCtctaacgaagggtctcgacccgaaacgtcacccattccttctctccagagatgctgcccgtcccgctgagttactccagcattttgtgtcttccttcggtttaaaccagcatctgcagttcctccctacaaacCTAGAAAGGTGTGGCTTGTTCATATTTGTTTCTCGGCCTGGGATGTGGAGGA
The nucleotide sequence above comes from Amblyraja radiata isolate CabotCenter1 chromosome 41, sAmbRad1.1.pri, whole genome shotgun sequence. Encoded proteins:
- the ovol3 gene encoding putative transcription factor ovo-like protein 3 encodes the protein MPRAFLVKRRACVGRDWGLVCDHHRGDFYIPDSSCKAKAAYTEGHFVCLYCWKAFPLQRMLTRHLRSHSTVKRHVCSFCGKGFNDTFDLKRHMRTHTGIRPYKCELCDKAFTQRCSLESHLKKVHNMHQNYAYRQRRSKVFVCEDCGFTSNQGDAYVLHIRDHHPRSPAVCAYLRKHRASIHDRIRILFPRYV